The region TCTCGGGCACCTCCAACTTCAACGAAGTGTTCTTCGAGGACGTCCGCATCCCCGATGCCCAGCGCTTGGGCGACGTCGGCCAGGGCTGGACCGTTTCGCTGACCACCTTGATGAACGAGCGCCTGGCGGTGGGTGACGCGCCGGGTCCCGGCTTCGACGAGGCCTTTGCGCTGGCCCGCGAAGTGCTGCTGGAAGACGGCCCGGCGATCCGCAACCCGGAGGTGCGCCAGCGCCTGGCGGAATGGTACGTCCAGTCGCGCGGCCTCAAATACACCAAGTTCCGCGGCATGACGGCGCTCTCGCGTGGCGCGACACCGGGGCCGGAAGCCTCGATCACCAAGCTGGTCTCGGCCAATGTGCTGCAATCGGTGGCGAACTTCGGCATGGACCTGCAGGACATGGGCGGCGTGGTGCATGGCACCGGCCAGCCGGCGGCCGGCCTGTTCCAGCAGGCCCTGCTCTATTCGCCGGGCCTGCGCATCGCCGGCGGCACCGACGAGATCCTGCGCAACATCATCGCCGAACGGGTCCTGGGCCTGCCGCCCGACATCCGCGTCGACAAGGACATCGCCTTCAACGCCCTGCCCACCGGGCGGTGACCCTCACTCGTCATCCCGGCGAAGGCCGGGATCCATTGCGACATCGCGCGCTGCCCAAGAATGGATCCCGGCCTCCGCCGGGATGACGATAGTGGTCAGATGCTGATCGCCCGGTCCACGAACCCGATCACCGTATCGGCATAGGCCTCCGGCGTCACCCCTCGCCCGCGGTGCTTCCAGCGCTTCACGTACCAGTCCTGCAGCAGGGGCTTGATCAGCGCGGCCATCATGGTGGCATCGCCCGGCCGGAACAGGCCCTGTTCCATGCCCGCCGCGATCGGCCCGGCCAGCATCGCCTCGGTGCGCAATTCCTCGCCCAGGGCGTGGTCGCGGGCGGTGCGGTTGAAGCTCTTGGCCTCCATGAAGGCGAAGAAGAACCAGGGCAGCATGGCTTCCGACAACAGCACGTGGTCGCGGATCACGGCATGCAGTTGCGCGCGCGGATCCCCGCCGCCCTCGCCGATCGGCGCCAGCACCCGTTCGACGGCGTCGGCCACCCCGTCCAGGATCAGGCGCAGCAGCATCTCCTTGTCGGCGATGTAGTTGTAGAGCGCGCCCATGCTGAGGCCGCTGGCCTCGCTCAGGTCGCGCATGGTCATGGAATGGAAGCCCCGGCCGTTGGCCAGGTCCAGCGCCACGGTCAGCACGCGGGTGAGGTTGGGAATCGCCACATGGGGCTTCTTCACCCGGATGAAAGCCATGTGGCGCTCGTACAGCCGGGCGCAGATCGCCTCGTCGGTCACGTCGTGCTGGGTCGCGAAATCGCTCATGCCTCCCAGAAAAACACTTGCCTTTCGGGCGCGCGAGATAAAAATAGCGAACGCTCGCTCGCCTTTTTAGGATCTTCCCGATGGACTTCACCCTCTCGCCCGAAATCGACGATTACCGCCGCCGCATCCGCGCCTTCGTCGACGCGAACATCATCCCCCTGGAGGCCGACCGGGCGAATTACGACGCCCATGAGAACATCGCCCATGCGCCGCTCCAGGCCATGCGCGCCAAGGCCAAGGCGGCCGGCCTGTGGGCCTTGCAGATGCCCAAGGCGCGTGGCGGCCAGGGCTTGAGCACGGTGGGCATGGCCGCGACCTACGAGGAGATGAACCGCTCGATCTTCGGCCCCGTCTGCTTCAATTCCTCCGCCCCGGACGACGGCAACATGTTCCTGCTGAACAAGGTGGGCACGCAAGCCCAGAAAGCCCGCTGGCTCCAGCCGATCATCGACGGCGACGTGCGCTCGTCCTTCGTCATGACCGAGCCGCACCCCGGTTCCGGCTCCGACCCCGCCGGCATGATGCTGACCAAGGCCACGCGCCAGGGCGGCAAGTGGGTGATCCACGGCCGCAAGTGGTTCATCACCGGGGCC is a window of Oleomonas cavernae DNA encoding:
- a CDS encoding TetR/AcrR family transcriptional regulator, yielding MSDFATQHDVTDEAICARLYERHMAFIRVKKPHVAIPNLTRVLTVALDLANGRGFHSMTMRDLSEASGLSMGALYNYIADKEMLLRLILDGVADAVERVLAPIGEGGGDPRAQLHAVIRDHVLLSEAMLPWFFFAFMEAKSFNRTARDHALGEELRTEAMLAGPIAAGMEQGLFRPGDATMMAALIKPLLQDWYVKRWKHRGRGVTPEAYADTVIGFVDRAISI